The window ACGACAAATACTTTAAACAATACCTGAAAACAGGGATAATAGCAATTGGCAAAGGCAGATTAAACTGATTGGGTTACAACAAAAAGGGCCAGGAGATCAACTCTCCCGGCCCTGCTATTTTCAAAAAGTCTTGATTCTTGACTCTTGATTCTAAAAGTCTTATCTTCCTCCAGATGGTGTACCACCGCCGTTGCCACCCTGATCACCTTGTTTAAGGTCATCATTGTTTACACCTTTTTTCTGTTGTTGCGGGTTGCTGAAGCTTAGCTTACCAAAGCTGTAGCTAAATGTGATACCGAACGAACGGAAAGGGAATGCGGTTGAACTCTTTAAAGAAAACGAGTCGCTGCTTATATTTTGATCGAAGTGTTTGTCGCGGGCAAATGGCTGTACGGTGTTAAAGCCGATAGCCAGTTTTTTATCCATAAACTGTTTCTTTAAACCAAAAGCATAAATACCAAATGCCGGGCTGGTACCCTGAATGGTACGGCGGGCCGAGTTGGTAAAGCCAAACAGTTCGGCCAAAAAGTTGTGCGGAAACTGATATGATGCACTACCGAAAGCAGAGTATTGGAAATACAAGCCGGTTGCCGACGCTTTATCTTTATAAGCATCAAAAATGGTTGGGTTATAAGTATAACCGTTGATGCTGGCGCGGATGGTTAAAGGTTTTATCGGGTTTATTGATCCGAAGAAACTTGCACCGAACGAATTGTTTTTACCAATATTCTGGTAAGCAGTACGGGTAGCGTGTACTACCTGGTGCTGAATAGTTTCGGTTAGTGTATCAGCAATACCTTCAATCATGTTGTTGGTATTTTTATAGTAAACCGAGAAGTTGATTACCGACGACTTAACAAATTTGTTAATATTCAGCTCAACTGTTTGTGATACTTCCGGCGCCAGATTCACGTTACCAACTGATTGGCTTTGTATCGAGCTGCGGTTAATAAACGGATTTAAAAACTGCAGGCTTGGCCTTTGTATACGTTTGCTGTATGACAATTTAAGCGTTTGGCTGCCCAGTTGTTTCTGGATAGTTAAGCTTGGTACATAAGTTGTATAGCTGGTAGTAAAAGGGCTTAAATTCTGGTACAGGTCGCCAACTTTTTCCGGATCCTGGTAAGGGTTCTGCGGATCGCCTTTTATCCTGGTATTTTCAACACGGCCACCTACCAATAACGAATAGCTTTTTGGTAAAGTGAAAGTTAATACCGCATAACCGGCGTATACATTCTGGTTATAATCGTACAGGTTCGAGTTCAATGAATCGCGCACTGCATTGTTGCCGCTGTTATCGGTATCAAATATATCGTAGTTACTGTTTATGCGGCGTTGTATGGTTTTACCGCCGGCCTCAACTTTTACTACTTTATTTACAGGCAATGTATAATCGGCCTGGAAAGTATATTCGTTGTTTTTACCATTATTATCACCAATCTGGCTTGGGTTAACCGCCGTAAATAAGTTGTTGTAGTTGGTAGTA is drawn from Mucilaginibacter ginsenosidivorax and contains these coding sequences:
- a CDS encoding outer membrane beta-barrel family protein, which codes for MKRFYFFIALICFAISAKAQFGVGGGGPTIVGRISGTVIDSVTKQPMDYTSVGLYRSGGKSPINGVLTDSKGGFKIDNVKPGSYKLVISFLGYPTKTIDPVVTTAAKPDAKMNNIFLSPGSKTLATVNVVGQAPIVENKIDKIVYNAEKDLTSAGGNATDVLQKVPLVNVDINGNVSIRGDQNVKVLINGKPSGATSASLSDVLKTIPADQIKSIEVVTSPSAKYDAEGSGGIINIITKQKNVSGISGSVSGGVGTRQNNGNVNLNYNKNRFSLGINAGGNLTWPQVSTTTFDQQFKGADGSITRHNFNNSTSRIKRHGAIGSVTMGYEVNAFNSFNSTFRLNDGGFSTDGSGVNNIQAGSILTQYTSSTQSHNHFGGFDWNLDYTHKFKKEGEEFTLSGQWSHSIITTNYNNLFTAVNPSQIGDNNGKNNEYTFQADYTLPVNKVVKVEAGGKTIQRRINSNYDIFDTDNSGNNAVRDSLNSNLYDYNQNVYAGYAVLTFTLPKSYSLLVGGRVENTRIKGDPQNPYQDPEKVGDLYQNLSPFTTSYTTYVPSLTIQKQLGSQTLKLSYSKRIQRPSLQFLNPFINRSSIQSQSVGNVNLAPEVSQTVELNINKFVKSSVINFSVYYKNTNNMIEGIADTLTETIQHQVVHATRTAYQNIGKNNSFGASFFGSINPIKPLTIRASINGYTYNPTIFDAYKDKASATGLYFQYSAFGSASYQFPHNFLAELFGFTNSARRTIQGTSPAFGIYAFGLKKQFMDKKLAIGFNTVQPFARDKHFDQNISSDSFSLKSSTAFPFRSFGITFSYSFGKLSFSNPQQQKKGVNNDDLKQGDQGGNGGGTPSGGR